One genomic region from Pyxicephalus adspersus chromosome 1, UCB_Pads_2.0, whole genome shotgun sequence encodes:
- the LCK gene encoding tyrosine-protein kinase Lck — protein MGCGCSSEYEDDWIENFDICENCHLPREKSHMITRYDVQDPLVSYISQAPPTSPLYDNQVVGAYDYDPVHDGDLGFKAGERLQILESNGEWWKAKSLCTGEEGLIPYNFVTPVSGIASEPWFFRNLGRKDAERKLLAPGNQQGSFLIRESETNQGSYSLSVRDLDQTHGEVVKHYKIRNMDNGGFYISPRITFKTIQELVQHYSVTLDGLCTLLKDPCQTTRPQKPWWADEWEISRNQLQLVKKLGAGQFGEVWMGNFNGHTKVAIKNLKQGTMSAEAFLAEANLMKQLRHRRLVQLCAVVTQEPIFIVTEYMENGNLVDYLKTPQGLKLNVYKLIDMSAQVAEGMSFLEHKNYIHRDLRAANILVSKDLCCKIADFGLARIIVDNEYTAREGAKFPIKWTAPEAINYGTFTIKSDVWSFGILLSEIITYGRIPYPGMTNPEVIDYLERGYRMPQPDSCPKELYELMLRCWKDQPEERPTFEFLRSYLDDFFTATEGQYQAQP, from the exons ATGGGGTGTGGCTGTAGCTCTGAATATGAAGATGACTGGATAGAAAATTTTGATATATGTGAAAACTGCCATTTGCCACGAGAAAAGTCACAT ATGATCACACGATATGATGTACAGGATCCACTGGTTTCATATATTTCCCAAGCCCCTCCAACTTCTCCACTTTACG ATAACCAAGTAGTGGGTGCATATGACTATGATCCTGTTCATGATGGTGACCTTGGCTTTAAAGCTGGAGAAAGGCTTCAGATTCTAGAATC AAATGGTGAGTGGTGGAAAGCCAAATCACTGTGCACCGGAGAAGAAGGACTGATACCATACAACTTTGTGACTCCTGTAAGCGGAATAGCTTCGGAGCC ttggtTCTTTAGGAATCTGGGTCGTAAAGATGCAGAACGTAAGCTTTTAGCTCCAGGAAATCAACAAGGATCTTTTCTAATAAGAGAGAGTGAGACCAACCAAG GTTCCTACTCCTTATCTGTGCGAGATCTTGATCAAACTCATGGAGAAGTAGTGAAACATTACAAGATTCGGAACATGGATAATGGAGGTTTCTATATTTCTCCAAGAATAACTTTTAAAACCATTCAGGAACTTGTGCAACATTATTccg TGACTTTGGATGGACTGTGTACATTGCTAAAAGATCCTTGTCAAACTACACGGCCACAAAAACCCTGGTGGGCTGATGAATGGGAAATCTCTCGCAACCAACTGCAGCTAGTAAAAAAACTAGGTGCTGGACAGTTTGGAGAGGTGTGGATGG GGAACTTTAATGGCCATACAAAAGTTGCCATAAAGAACCTTAAACAGGGCACCATGTCAGCTGAAGCATTCCTGGCCGAGGCCAACCTAATGAAACAACTAAGACATCGTAGACTTGTCCAGTTATGTGCTGTGGTAACCCAGGAACCCATTTTTATTGTGACAGAATATATGGAAAATG GGAACTTGGTTGATTATTTGAAGACACCACAAGGCCTCAAACTAAATGTATATAAACTTATAGACATGTCGGCTCAG GTAGCAGAAGGAATGTCATTCTTGGAACACAAAAATTACATTCATAGGGATTTGCGAGCAGCTAACATTTTGGTATCAAAGGACTTGTGCTGCAAAATAGCAGATTTTGGATTAGCTCGTATCATAGTGGACAACGAGTATACAGCCAGAGAAG GTGCAAAATTTCCCATCAAGTGGACTGCTCCTGAAGCAATAAATTATGGGACATTTACTATTAAATCTGATGTGTGGTCATTTGGCATTCTTTTGAGTGAAATAATCACATATGGACGCATTCCATACCCTG GTATGACTAATCCTGAAGTGATAGATTACCTTGAGCGTGGATATCGCATGCCTCAGCCTGATAGTTGCCCAAAGGAACTTTATGAATTGATGCTACGATGCTGGAAAGACCAACCTGAAGAAAGGCCCACTTTTGAATTTCTTCGTTCTTACCTTGATGACTTCTTCACGGCTACAGAAGGGCAGTATCAAGCACAGCCTTAA